Proteins found in one Lutimonas zeaxanthinifaciens genomic segment:
- the rpoC gene encoding DNA-directed RNA polymerase subunit beta': protein MARQREKYTVKKFNKITIGLASPETILEKSKGEVLKPETINYRTHKPERDGLFCERIFGPIKDYECACGKYKRIRYKGIICDRCGVEVTEKKVRRDRVGHINLVVPVAHIWYFRSLPNKMGYLLGLPSKKLDMIIYYERYVVIQPGIAKNEEGEPLQKMDFLTEEEYLNILETLPQENQYLDDNDPDKFIAKMGAECLIELLARIDLDSLSYELRHKANTETSKQRKMEALKRLNVVEAFRDANSRKENKPEWMIMKVVPVIPPELRPLVPLDGGRFATSDLNDLYRRVIIRNNRLKRLMEIKAPEVILRNEKRMLQESVDSLFDNTRKSSAVKTESNRPLKSLSDSLKGKQGRFRQNLLGKRVDYSARSVIVVGPELRLYECGLPKDMAAELYKPFVIRKLIERGIVKTVKSAKKIIDKREPVVWDILENVLKGHPVLLNRAPTLHRLGIQAFQPKLIEGKAIQLHPLVCTAFNADFDGDQMAVHLPLGQEAILEAQLLMLASHNILNPANGSPITVPSQDMVLGLYYMTKERISTPDHKVKGEGTTFYSLEEVKIAFNEKKVDLNASIKVREKDFDENGELVNKIIKTTVGRVLFNEVVPEAAGYINEVLTKRSLRDIIGDILKVTDVPTTGRFLDNIKNMGYKFAFQGGLSFSLGDIIIPEEKHTMIDDANKQVDSIMSSYNMGMLTNKERYNQVIDIWGSTNNRLTELSMKRLREDQQGFNSVYMMLDSGARGSKEQIRQLTGMRGLMAKPKKSTAGGGEIIENPILSNFKEGLSILEYFISTHGARKGLADTALKTADAGYLTRRLVDVAQDVIINEEDCGTLRGLEVKPLKNNDEIVETLSERIFGRVSLHDVYDPRTDELIIEAGGLFDEDSVKKVEEAELDTIEVRSALTCEAKKGICTKCYGVSLSSNKMVQRGEAVGVVAAQSIGEPGTQLTLRTFHVGGIAGNISEDSRLVANHSGELVIDDLKTVDGVDSEGNAVKIVISRTSEFKILDKNSGIVLSTNNIPYGSHIFVDGKKQVKKGDVICQWDPYNGVIVSEFGGKAVFEDLIEGVTYQVEMDEQTGFKEKVISDSKKKRVIPTLHVQTTKGETLRSYSLPVGAHLLIEEGQKIEAGQILVKIPRKSGKAGDITGGLPRVTELFEARNPSNPAVVSEIDGVISFGKIKRGNREIIVESKLGDIKKYLVKLSNQILVQENDFVKAGMPLSDGATTPTDILNIMGPSKVQEYLVNEIQEVYRLQGVKINDKHFEVVVRQMMRKVKVIDSGDTIFLENQLVHKNDFMEVNDNIYGLKVIEDAGDSTNMKAGQIVSARALRDENSILRRNDKNLLIARDAVPATAEPILQGITRASLQTKSFISAASFQETTKVLNEAAVSGKEDYLEGLKENVIVGKRIPAGTGMREYDHIIVGAKEEIEEN, encoded by the coding sequence ATGGCAAGACAAAGAGAAAAATACACTGTAAAAAAATTCAATAAAATTACCATTGGTCTGGCTTCGCCTGAAACCATCCTTGAGAAATCAAAAGGAGAGGTTTTGAAACCTGAGACCATTAATTATCGTACGCACAAACCAGAAAGAGACGGATTGTTTTGTGAGAGAATCTTTGGACCTATCAAAGATTATGAATGTGCCTGCGGAAAATATAAAAGAATACGATACAAGGGGATCATCTGTGATCGATGTGGAGTTGAAGTAACTGAAAAGAAAGTTCGAAGAGACCGTGTTGGACATATCAACCTTGTTGTTCCCGTCGCGCATATCTGGTACTTTAGATCATTGCCAAATAAAATGGGGTACCTTTTAGGTCTTCCATCTAAAAAGCTTGACATGATCATCTACTACGAACGGTATGTAGTGATCCAGCCGGGTATTGCAAAAAATGAAGAGGGAGAGCCATTGCAAAAAATGGATTTCCTTACTGAGGAAGAGTATTTGAATATTCTTGAAACCTTACCTCAGGAAAATCAATATCTTGACGACAACGATCCTGACAAATTCATCGCCAAAATGGGGGCTGAGTGTTTGATCGAACTGCTTGCGAGAATTGACCTTGACAGTTTATCATACGAATTGAGGCATAAAGCGAATACAGAAACTTCGAAGCAACGTAAAATGGAAGCTTTGAAACGATTGAATGTTGTAGAAGCTTTTAGAGACGCAAATTCAAGAAAAGAAAACAAGCCGGAATGGATGATCATGAAGGTTGTTCCTGTAATTCCACCAGAGCTTAGACCATTGGTTCCTTTGGATGGAGGGCGTTTTGCCACTTCGGATTTGAATGACCTTTACAGAAGGGTAATTATACGTAACAATCGTTTGAAAAGATTGATGGAGATCAAGGCACCTGAGGTGATCTTGAGAAATGAGAAGCGTATGTTGCAGGAATCTGTAGATTCATTATTTGACAACACAAGAAAATCTTCTGCTGTTAAAACAGAATCGAACAGACCTTTAAAGTCACTTTCAGACTCGCTTAAAGGTAAGCAAGGACGATTCAGACAAAACCTTTTGGGTAAGCGTGTTGATTATTCTGCACGTTCTGTAATTGTCGTTGGACCGGAATTGAGACTGTATGAATGTGGATTGCCAAAAGATATGGCGGCGGAATTGTACAAGCCTTTTGTCATCAGAAAACTGATCGAAAGAGGTATTGTTAAGACCGTGAAATCTGCAAAGAAAATTATAGATAAGAGAGAACCTGTGGTTTGGGATATCCTGGAAAATGTACTGAAAGGACATCCTGTATTGTTGAACAGGGCCCCTACCTTGCACAGACTGGGTATTCAGGCCTTTCAACCAAAACTGATAGAGGGTAAAGCGATTCAGTTGCATCCATTGGTATGTACTGCCTTTAACGCGGATTTCGATGGTGACCAGATGGCGGTGCACCTTCCGCTTGGACAGGAAGCAATCTTAGAGGCCCAGTTGCTCATGCTGGCTTCTCACAATATTTTGAATCCTGCCAATGGATCACCGATTACGGTACCTTCTCAGGATATGGTATTGGGTCTTTACTATATGACCAAAGAAAGAATTTCTACACCTGACCATAAAGTAAAAGGTGAAGGAACTACTTTCTATTCTTTAGAGGAAGTTAAAATAGCTTTCAATGAGAAGAAAGTGGATCTTAACGCGAGCATCAAGGTTAGAGAAAAGGATTTTGATGAGAATGGTGAATTGGTTAATAAGATCATTAAAACAACAGTTGGAAGGGTATTATTCAACGAGGTTGTGCCGGAAGCAGCCGGATATATCAATGAGGTATTGACCAAAAGATCTTTAAGAGATATTATTGGTGATATTCTTAAGGTAACGGATGTACCTACAACAGGAAGATTCCTTGACAATATCAAGAACATGGGATACAAATTTGCCTTCCAGGGTGGATTGTCCTTTAGTTTAGGGGATATCATTATTCCTGAAGAGAAACACACAATGATCGACGATGCAAATAAGCAGGTTGATTCGATCATGTCGAGTTATAATATGGGTATGTTGACCAACAAGGAGCGATACAACCAGGTAATTGACATCTGGGGATCTACCAATAACAGGTTGACGGAGCTTTCAATGAAGAGATTAAGAGAAGATCAGCAAGGGTTTAACTCTGTATATATGATGCTTGACTCCGGAGCAAGGGGTTCAAAAGAGCAGATCAGACAGTTGACTGGTATGCGTGGATTGATGGCTAAGCCTAAAAAATCTACTGCCGGTGGTGGTGAAATTATTGAAAACCCAATTCTTTCCAACTTTAAAGAAGGACTTTCGATTCTTGAATACTTTATCTCAACACACGGTGCGAGAAAAGGTCTGGCGGATACGGCATTGAAAACTGCGGATGCGGGTTACTTAACAAGAAGACTTGTAGATGTTGCTCAGGATGTGATTATCAATGAAGAAGATTGTGGTACGCTGAGAGGATTGGAAGTAAAACCTTTGAAGAACAACGATGAGATTGTTGAAACACTTTCTGAAAGAATTTTTGGAAGGGTTTCCTTACATGATGTATACGATCCTAGAACCGATGAATTGATCATTGAGGCCGGTGGTTTATTTGATGAAGATTCGGTAAAAAAGGTAGAAGAGGCTGAACTGGATACGATCGAAGTTCGTTCTGCACTGACCTGTGAGGCGAAAAAAGGAATTTGTACCAAGTGTTACGGAGTGAGTCTTTCAAGCAACAAAATGGTTCAAAGAGGTGAAGCTGTTGGAGTTGTCGCAGCTCAGTCAATTGGAGAACCAGGAACGCAGCTGACTTTGAGAACCTTCCACGTAGGTGGTATTGCAGGAAACATTTCTGAAGACAGCCGATTGGTAGCAAATCATTCGGGTGAATTGGTGATCGATGATTTGAAGACTGTAGATGGAGTAGACAGTGAAGGAAATGCAGTTAAGATTGTTATTTCGAGAACATCTGAATTCAAAATTTTGGATAAGAACTCAGGAATAGTTCTTAGTACAAATAATATTCCTTACGGTTCTCATATTTTTGTCGACGGAAAGAAACAAGTGAAAAAAGGTGATGTCATTTGCCAGTGGGATCCATATAATGGTGTGATTGTTTCAGAATTTGGTGGTAAAGCTGTTTTTGAAGATCTGATTGAAGGTGTTACCTATCAGGTGGAAATGGATGAACAGACTGGCTTTAAGGAAAAAGTAATTTCAGATTCTAAAAAGAAAAGAGTTATTCCAACCTTACACGTTCAGACCACAAAAGGAGAAACATTAAGATCATATTCGCTTCCTGTTGGGGCACACTTATTGATCGAAGAAGGTCAAAAAATAGAGGCTGGACAAATTTTGGTAAAAATACCTCGTAAATCAGGAAAAGCCGGAGATATTACCGGAGGTCTTCCTCGAGTTACGGAATTGTTCGAAGCGAGGAATCCATCGAACCCTGCGGTTGTTTCTGAAATAGACGGTGTGATCTCATTTGGTAAGATCAAGAGAGGTAACAGAGAGATCATCGTTGAATCCAAGCTTGGAGACATTAAAAAATACCTTGTGAAATTGTCGAACCAGATCCTGGTTCAGGAGAATGATTTTGTAAAAGCAGGTATGCCATTGTCTGATGGCGCCACAACTCCAACGGATATCTTAAATATCATGGGGCCTTCAAAGGTTCAGGAGTATTTGGTGAATGAGATTCAGGAGGTATACCGTCTTCAAGGGGTAAAAATCAATGATAAGCACTTTGAAGTTGTTGTAAGACAAATGATGCGTAAAGTAAAAGTGATCGATTCAGGTGATACGATATTCCTTGAAAATCAATTGGTTCACAAAAATGACTTTATGGAGGTGAATGATAATATTTACGGACTTAAGGTCATAGAGGACGCAGGAGATTCCACGAATATGAAAGCGGGTCAGATCGTTTCTGCAAGGGCTTTAAGGGATGAAAATTCTATCTTGAGAAGAAATGACAAAAACTTGCTGATTGCACGTGATGCAGTTCCTGCAACGGCAGAACCAATTCTGCAAGGGATCACAAGAGCGTCACTTCAGACCAAATCATTTATCTCAGCTGCTTCTTTCCAGGAAACTACGAAAGTACTTAACGAAGCTGCAGTAAGTGGTAAGGAAGATTACCTTGAAGGACTAAAAGAAAATGTGATTGTTGGTAAGCGAATTCCTGCCGGAACAGGAATGAGAGAATACGATCATATCATCGTTGGTGCCAAAGAGGAAATAGAAGAAAATTAA
- the rplA gene encoding 50S ribosomal protein L1: MARLTKKQKEARAKVDANVSHDVLAASSLVKEITNVNFNASVDLAVRLGVDPRKANQMVRGVVTLPNGTGKDVKVLALVTPDKEAEAKEAGADYVGLDEYLQKIKGGWTDVDVIVTMPSVMGKLGPLGRILGPRGLMPNPKTGTVTMDVAKAVKDVKGGKIDFKVDKTGIVHASIGKVSFEADKIAENASELIRTLVKLKPSTVKGTYIKSIFLSSTMSPGVEIDTKTV, from the coding sequence ATGGCAAGACTAACAAAGAAGCAAAAAGAAGCTAGAGCTAAAGTAGATGCTAATGTATCACATGATGTATTGGCAGCTTCCTCTCTGGTTAAGGAAATTACAAACGTAAATTTTAATGCAAGTGTAGACCTTGCAGTGCGTTTGGGTGTAGATCCGCGTAAAGCAAACCAAATGGTTAGAGGTGTTGTAACACTTCCAAATGGTACAGGAAAAGATGTTAAGGTTTTGGCATTGGTAACCCCTGACAAAGAAGCTGAGGCAAAGGAAGCCGGTGCTGATTACGTAGGTCTGGATGAATACCTTCAGAAAATTAAAGGAGGATGGACAGATGTTGATGTTATTGTAACCATGCCTAGTGTAATGGGTAAATTAGGTCCTTTAGGTAGAATATTAGGCCCGAGAGGTTTGATGCCAAACCCAAAGACCGGTACGGTTACTATGGATGTTGCAAAAGCAGTCAAAGACGTTAAAGGTGGTAAAATTGATTTTAAAGTAGATAAAACTGGTATTGTTCATGCATCAATCGGGAAGGTTTCTTTTGAAGCTGATAAGATTGCCGAAAATGCAAGTGAATTGATCAGAACTCTTGTAAAATTGAAGCCGTCAACTGTAAAGGGTACATATATCAAGAGTATTTTCTTGTCTAGTACGATGAGCCCTGGAGTTGAAATAGACACTAAAACAGTTTAA
- the rplK gene encoding 50S ribosomal protein L11, with the protein MAKEVSKVVKLQVRGGAANPSPPVGPALGAAGVNIMEFCKQFNARTQDKAGKVLPVVINVYKDKSFDFVVKTPPAAVQLLEAAKVKKGSGEPNRKRVASVTWDQIRTIAEDKMQDLNAFQVESAMLMIAGTARSMGIRVKGTAPVKTA; encoded by the coding sequence ATGGCAAAAGAAGTTAGTAAGGTAGTAAAATTGCAGGTTCGAGGAGGTGCAGCCAATCCGTCACCACCAGTAGGACCGGCATTGGGTGCCGCCGGAGTTAACATCATGGAGTTCTGTAAGCAGTTTAATGCCAGAACTCAAGACAAAGCAGGAAAAGTTTTACCGGTTGTAATTAATGTTTACAAGGATAAATCTTTTGATTTTGTAGTTAAGACTCCGCCAGCAGCAGTTCAATTGTTAGAGGCAGCTAAAGTAAAAAAAGGTTCTGGAGAACCTAACCGTAAGAGAGTAGCATCTGTGACTTGGGATCAAATTCGTACAATTGCTGAGGACAAAATGCAGGATTTAAATGCATTTCAAGTAGAATCAGCGATGTTGATGATTGCAGGGACAGCCAGATCTATGGGAATTCGAGTAAAAGGAACGGCTCCAGTTAAAACAGCATAA
- the rplL gene encoding 50S ribosomal protein L7/L12, which produces MAELKDFAEQLVNLTVKEVNELANILKEEYGIEPAAAAVAVAGPAGGGEAAAEEKSEFDVILKAAGGSKLAVVKLVKELTGLGLKEAKGIVDSAPAPIKEGISKDEAEGLKKSLEEAGAEVELK; this is translated from the coding sequence ATGGCAGAGTTAAAAGATTTCGCAGAACAGTTGGTTAACTTAACAGTAAAGGAAGTTAATGAATTGGCAAATATTTTAAAAGAAGAATATGGTATTGAGCCGGCAGCCGCTGCAGTAGCAGTAGCAGGTCCTGCAGGTGGTGGTGAAGCTGCTGCTGAGGAGAAATCAGAATTTGATGTTATCCTTAAAGCTGCAGGTGGATCTAAATTGGCTGTAGTTAAATTGGTTAAGGAATTAACTGGTTTAGGCTTAAAAGAAGCTAAAGGAATCGTTGATAGTGCCCCAGCACCTATCAAAGAAGGTATTTCTAAAGACGAGGCGGAAGGTCTTAAAAAGTCTTTAGAGGAAGCTGGAGCTGAAGTTGAGCTTAAGTAA
- the rpoB gene encoding DNA-directed RNA polymerase subunit beta: MATKQKTQRVNFASAKLITEYPDFLDIQIKSFQDFFQLETKSDERSDEGLYKTFMENFPITDTRNNFVLEFLDYFVDPPRYSIQECIERGLTYSVPLKARLKLYCTDPEHEDFETIVQDVYLGVIPYMTHSGTFVINGAERVVVSQLHRSPGVFFGQSFHANGTKLYSARVIPFKGSWIEFATDINQVMFAYIDRKKKLPVTTLFRAIGFERDKDILEIFDLAEEVKVSKSGLKKVLGRKLAARVLKTWFEDFVDEDTGEVVSIERNEIVLDRDTILEKEHVEEIIESGAKTILLHKLDNEAGDYAIIHNTLQKDPTNSEKEAVEHIYRQLRNAEPPDYETAKGIINKLFFSEQRYNLGEVGRYRMNKKLGLDVDIEQKVLTKEDIITIVKNLINLVNSKAEVDDIDHLSNRRVRTVGEQLAGQFGVGLSRMARTIRERMNVRDNEVFTPIDLINAKTLSSVINSFFGTNQLSQFMDQTNPLAEITHKRRLSALGPGGLSRERAGFEVRDVHFTHYGRLCPIETPEGPNIGLISSLAVYAKVNNLGFIETPYRNVNEGKVDVTEKPIYLSAEEEEGRKIAQSNLDLDDKGNIVLEKVVARLDGDFPVVTSDEVNYMDVSPNQISSISASLIPFLEHDDANRALMGSNMMRQAVPLMRPESPIVGTGLERRVAEDSRILINAEGSGEVIYVDSDKIEIRYERTDNDRIVSFDSDVKTYELIKFRKTNQGTSINLHPIVSRGDKVVKGQVLCEGYATEKGELALGRNMKVAFMPWKGYNFEDAIVISEKVVREDIFTSIHIDEYALDVRDTKLGAEELTADIPNVSEEATKDLDENGMIRIGAEIKPGDILIGKITPKGESDPTPEEKLLRAIFGDNAGDVKDASLKASPSLRGVVIDKKLFQRAIKDKAKRVKDKEEVNSLEVEFSVEYDKLRNVLLDKLFGLINGKTSQGVQNDLGEEILPKGKKFTLKMLNSVTDFEHLTKGVWTTDKDLNDLVNRLIHNYKIKLSDLQGSLRRKKFAVTVGDELPKGIIKLAKIYVAKKRKLKVGDKMAGRHGNKGIVARIVRQEDMPFLEDGTPVDIVLNPLGVPSRMNIGQIYETVLGWAGQNLGEKYATPIFDGANIDEITELTRKAGIPDFGHTYLYDGGTGERFDQPATVGVIYIIKLGHMIEDKMHARSIGPYSLITQQPLGGKAQFGGQRFGEMEVWALEAYGASSTLREILTVKSDDVLGRAKTYEAIVKGDRMPEPGLPESFNVLMHELKGLGLDLKLEE; this comes from the coding sequence TTGGCAACGAAACAAAAAACCCAAAGAGTAAACTTTGCATCAGCTAAATTGATTACCGAATATCCTGATTTCCTAGATATTCAAATTAAATCTTTCCAGGATTTTTTTCAATTAGAGACCAAATCTGATGAGAGAAGTGACGAAGGTTTGTACAAAACTTTCATGGAAAACTTCCCAATCACCGATACCAGAAATAATTTTGTTTTAGAATTCCTGGATTACTTTGTTGATCCGCCAAGATATTCCATTCAAGAGTGTATCGAAAGAGGATTGACTTACAGTGTACCTCTTAAAGCTCGTTTAAAACTATATTGTACTGATCCGGAGCACGAAGATTTTGAAACGATCGTTCAGGACGTATACCTGGGAGTAATTCCTTATATGACACATAGTGGAACCTTCGTTATTAACGGAGCGGAAAGAGTTGTCGTATCCCAGTTGCACCGTTCACCTGGTGTGTTCTTCGGACAATCATTCCACGCAAATGGAACTAAATTATATTCGGCAAGGGTAATTCCTTTTAAAGGATCTTGGATTGAATTCGCTACGGATATCAACCAGGTGATGTTTGCCTATATTGACCGAAAGAAAAAATTACCGGTAACAACTTTATTCAGAGCCATCGGTTTTGAGAGAGATAAAGACATACTGGAAATCTTTGACCTTGCAGAAGAGGTTAAAGTATCAAAAAGCGGACTTAAAAAAGTCCTTGGCAGAAAACTTGCAGCCAGAGTTTTAAAGACCTGGTTCGAGGATTTTGTGGATGAAGATACCGGAGAGGTAGTTTCAATTGAAAGAAATGAGATCGTACTTGACAGGGATACTATCCTTGAAAAAGAGCATGTAGAAGAAATTATCGAGTCGGGTGCAAAAACGATCTTGTTACATAAATTAGATAATGAAGCAGGTGATTATGCCATTATTCATAACACCTTGCAAAAAGATCCGACAAACTCTGAAAAAGAGGCTGTTGAACATATTTATCGTCAGTTGCGTAATGCTGAACCGCCAGATTATGAAACGGCAAAAGGAATCATCAATAAACTGTTCTTTTCTGAACAACGATACAATCTTGGAGAAGTTGGTCGTTACAGAATGAATAAAAAGTTGGGACTTGATGTTGACATTGAGCAAAAAGTATTGACAAAGGAAGATATTATCACCATTGTTAAGAATTTGATCAACCTGGTTAATTCAAAGGCAGAGGTAGATGATATTGACCACTTATCGAATCGTCGTGTAAGAACTGTTGGAGAGCAGTTGGCAGGACAGTTTGGTGTAGGTCTTTCCAGAATGGCGAGAACCATTCGTGAAAGAATGAATGTACGTGATAACGAGGTGTTTACACCTATTGATCTGATCAATGCAAAAACCTTGTCATCAGTTATTAATTCCTTTTTTGGAACAAATCAGTTGTCTCAGTTTATGGATCAGACGAATCCATTGGCGGAGATCACGCACAAGAGAAGATTGTCAGCTTTAGGACCAGGAGGTCTGTCACGTGAAAGAGCAGGTTTTGAGGTTCGTGACGTTCACTTTACTCACTACGGAAGATTATGTCCGATTGAAACCCCTGAAGGGCCAAACATTGGTTTGATCTCTTCACTTGCAGTTTATGCAAAGGTGAACAATCTTGGATTTATTGAAACGCCTTACCGAAATGTTAATGAAGGTAAAGTTGATGTTACTGAAAAACCGATCTACCTGAGTGCGGAGGAAGAGGAAGGAAGAAAAATTGCCCAGTCGAACCTTGATTTGGATGACAAGGGTAATATTGTTCTGGAGAAAGTAGTTGCCAGACTGGATGGTGACTTCCCGGTTGTAACTTCTGATGAAGTAAATTATATGGATGTTTCGCCGAACCAGATCTCTTCGATTTCAGCTTCTTTGATTCCATTCCTTGAACACGATGATGCGAACAGGGCTTTGATGGGATCTAACATGATGCGTCAGGCGGTACCGCTTATGAGACCTGAATCTCCAATTGTAGGAACAGGACTTGAAAGAAGAGTAGCCGAGGACTCGAGAATCCTTATTAATGCTGAGGGGTCAGGAGAAGTGATTTATGTTGATTCTGACAAAATTGAAATAAGATACGAACGTACGGATAATGATCGAATTGTAAGTTTTGATTCGGATGTTAAAACCTATGAGCTGATCAAGTTCCGTAAAACAAATCAGGGAACGTCAATCAACCTTCATCCTATCGTAAGTAGAGGAGACAAGGTTGTTAAAGGACAGGTTCTTTGTGAGGGATATGCTACTGAAAAAGGAGAGCTTGCTCTTGGTAGAAATATGAAAGTGGCCTTTATGCCATGGAAAGGATATAACTTTGAGGATGCGATCGTAATCTCAGAAAAAGTAGTTCGTGAGGATATCTTTACATCGATTCATATTGATGAATATGCACTGGATGTGAGGGATACAAAGTTAGGAGCTGAAGAATTGACTGCAGATATTCCTAATGTCAGTGAAGAAGCAACCAAAGATCTTGATGAGAATGGAATGATCCGTATCGGTGCTGAGATCAAACCAGGCGATATCCTTATTGGGAAGATTACTCCAAAAGGTGAATCTGATCCTACACCTGAAGAAAAATTATTAAGAGCTATCTTCGGAGATAATGCAGGTGATGTGAAAGATGCTTCATTAAAAGCTTCACCATCTCTTAGAGGAGTAGTAATCGATAAAAAATTATTCCAGAGAGCCATAAAGGACAAAGCGAAGAGAGTAAAAGACAAAGAGGAAGTAAACAGCCTTGAAGTTGAATTCTCTGTAGAATATGACAAACTTAGAAATGTTTTACTTGACAAATTGTTTGGTTTGATTAATGGTAAGACATCTCAGGGAGTTCAGAATGACCTTGGTGAAGAAATTCTTCCAAAAGGTAAGAAGTTCACACTTAAAATGTTGAATTCTGTAACTGATTTCGAGCATTTAACTAAAGGTGTTTGGACAACGGATAAGGATTTAAATGACCTTGTGAACAGATTGATTCACAATTATAAGATCAAGTTAAGTGACCTTCAGGGATCATTGAGAAGAAAGAAATTTGCGGTTACTGTAGGAGATGAGTTACCAAAAGGGATCATCAAGCTTGCCAAGATTTATGTTGCTAAGAAACGTAAGTTAAAGGTGGGTGATAAAATGGCAGGACGTCACGGTAACAAAGGTATTGTTGCAAGAATTGTTAGACAGGAAGATATGCCTTTCTTGGAAGACGGAACTCCTGTAGATATCGTATTGAATCCACTGGGTGTACCATCGAGGATGAATATTGGTCAGATCTACGAAACCGTATTAGGATGGGCCGGTCAGAACCTGGGAGAGAAATATGCAACGCCAATTTTCGACGGAGCCAATATTGACGAGATTACTGAATTGACAAGAAAAGCGGGTATCCCGGATTTTGGACATACATATCTTTATGATGGTGGTACAGGTGAAAGATTTGATCAGCCGGCTACAGTTGGGGTAATTTACATTATCAAACTGGGTCACATGATTGAAGACAAAATGCACGCTCGTTCAATTGGACCTTATTCATTGATTACACAACAGCCATTGGGTGGTAAAGCCCAGTTTGGTGGCCAGCGTTTCGGTGAAATGGAGGTATGGGCTCTTGAGGCCTATGGAGCTTCATCTACTTTAAGGGAAATCCTAACAGTTAAATCGGATGATGTGCTTGGTAGAGCCAAGACCTATGAGGCGATTGTTAAGGGAGACAGAATGCCTGAACCAGGCCTACCGGAATCTTTCAATGTATTGATGCATGAATTGAAAGGACTGGGACTTGACCTTAAACTAGAAGAATAA
- the nusG gene encoding transcription termination/antitermination protein NusG, with protein MSDSTVMKWYAVRAIGGQENKVKTYIENEIARLGLSDFVSQVLVPTEKVIQIRNGKKYHKEKVYFPGYIMVEANLSGEVPHVIKSVTGVIGFLGETKGGDPVPLRKSEVNRMLGTVDDLAVQNENVAIPFIIGETVKVIDGPFNGFDGTIEKINEEKRKLEVMVKIFGRKTPLELNYMQVEKIS; from the coding sequence ATGTCTGATTCAACTGTAATGAAATGGTATGCTGTTAGGGCTATCGGCGGACAGGAAAATAAGGTAAAAACCTATATCGAGAATGAAATTGCTCGATTGGGGTTATCGGATTTTGTCAGTCAGGTTTTAGTGCCTACAGAAAAAGTGATCCAGATCAGAAATGGTAAGAAATACCATAAAGAAAAGGTCTACTTTCCGGGATATATTATGGTTGAGGCAAATTTAAGCGGGGAAGTTCCACACGTGATCAAATCTGTAACAGGTGTAATTGGTTTCTTAGGTGAAACCAAAGGAGGGGATCCGGTTCCATTGAGAAAATCAGAAGTCAACAGAATGTTAGGTACGGTAGATGATTTGGCTGTACAGAACGAAAATGTTGCCATACCTTTTATTATTGGTGAAACAGTGAAAGTTATCGATGGGCCATTCAATGGATTTGATGGTACGATCGAAAAAATAAATGAGGAAAAGCGTAAACTTGAGGTTATGGTAAAGATCTTTGGTCGTAAGACACCATTGGAACTTAACTATATGCAAGTTGAAAAAATTTCATAA
- the secE gene encoding preprotein translocase subunit SecE — protein MGIVNYIKESFEELQHNVSWMPRNEAQKNTVLVAVFTVIFAIAVFLVDKFFQMVLENFFNIFN, from the coding sequence ATGGGTATAGTAAATTACATTAAGGAATCATTTGAGGAGTTGCAGCATAACGTTTCATGGATGCCAAGGAACGAAGCTCAAAAGAATACCGTTTTGGTTGCAGTGTTTACGGTGATATTTGCCATTGCTGTATTCCTAGTTGACAAGTTCTTTCAAATGGTCTTGGAAAATTTTTTCAATATTTTTAATTAA
- the rplJ gene encoding 50S ribosomal protein L10: MTREEKSQVIQDLTGKLADNPVIYLADISGLNASDTSDLRRACFKANVKLAVVKNTLLSKAMETSDKDFGELPEVLKGNTSLMLAETGNAPAKVIKAFRKGKDKPILKGAYVEEAVYVGDDQLDNLVNIKSKEELIGDIIGLLQSPAKNVISALQSGGGKIHGILQTLSEKE, translated from the coding sequence ATGACTAGAGAAGAAAAATCGCAAGTAATACAAGATTTAACTGGCAAGTTAGCTGATAACCCAGTAATCTATTTGGCTGATATCTCAGGATTGAATGCCTCTGATACGTCTGATTTGCGTAGAGCTTGTTTTAAAGCAAACGTAAAACTGGCGGTTGTTAAAAATACATTGCTTTCAAAAGCAATGGAAACCAGTGATAAGGATTTTGGAGAGTTACCGGAAGTACTTAAAGGTAATACATCTTTGATGTTGGCAGAAACCGGTAATGCACCGGCTAAGGTGATCAAAGCTTTCCGTAAAGGAAAAGATAAACCAATTTTAAAAGGCGCTTATGTTGAAGAGGCTGTATATGTTGGTGATGATCAACTTGACAACCTAGTTAACATCAAATCTAAAGAAGAATTGATAGGAGATATTATCGGATTGTTACAATCACCTGCTAAGAATGTTATTTCAGCACTTCAGTCAGGTGGAGGTAAAATTCACGGTATACTTCAAACTTTATCAGAAAAAGAATAA